One Dermacentor albipictus isolate Rhodes 1998 colony chromosome 10, USDA_Dalb.pri_finalv2, whole genome shotgun sequence genomic window, GGTGGCCATAACTTCGGgtgcttgcagaaaaaaaaaaagaaggacaactCTTGGGTTCGCTTCCGTTACTCCCGAGATGCCGTCGTTCGGGTTAGTTGGGGTGTGATTTGGACACGATCTATTGGGCAATTGGGGACTGCATAACTTCTCACCGCAGCAACATTGAGTTCAGGAAACGAAAGGGTCAGCGGGTACgcattacccgccgcggttgctcagtggctatggtgttaggctgctgagcacgaggtcgcgggatcgaatccctgccacggcggccgcatttcgatgggggcgaaatgcgaaaacacccgtgtacttagctttaggtgcacgttaaagaaccccaggtggtcgaaatttccggagtcctccactacggcgtgcctcataatcagaaagtggttttggcacgtaaaaccccataatttaattttttttagcggGTACGCATGTAACGTTTGGTTCTTCCGCACGCCGGTGCTTTGCTGAGACGGCGTCAGCCGTGTGCCAGGTGTTCGAACGATGCATTGTCATTATTGGTGGCAAGCAATGCTAAATCGGCTGTAAAGTTTTACGTGTTTCCACACCGTCAGCCGTTCACTCTAAAAAAATACTTGGTCCATGGCCAACAATGGAACTACAGAAAAGAGCACTTGTGTcttttaaaatctttttttttctttattaaatgtATTTCAGGAGAGGTTGGTGCCTACGTGTGGCAACGGCTACTCCCCTTCTCTTACGTGATAGTTATCGCCGGAATGTTGTCAAAAAGCGCAGAACTGAACTAATAAACACATGGGCGAATATTCACGTACTACGTCTCATGCAGTACAGCAATATCAATAAATGTTCGCGCCAATTGAAGAGTTCACATAGCATAAATACTCACAAAACCGAAGAATTCACATGCAACATATGAGTTTACTCAGCATAAATGTTCCCGAAACCAAGATGTTCACACAGAATATGTTGGGCACTTGAATGCTGCACTCTGAATACAAGAAATACAAATGCTACATGAGCACGAAGACAAAAGGAACATGTAATAAAGGGTgcctgttaataataacaattCGAGCAATAACTTTTGCATGAATGAGTATTTTAGTGATATTTTTGATTCCTCCAAAAATTCAAAACATCGCGCGCGCAGCGATGTTTTGAAGTTTTTCTGTTGGCCATGGACCTAAAATTTTTCCTAAGGATAGCGTTCGGCTATGGAAGCCATGTAGCTTTTCCGGAAGGTTCTTGTGGGAAGCCCCATGAATTTTACAGTGTAGAATAAGGTGGTAATGTATTCTTCAACCTCTTCACATGAGCATGTATACGTTAGTTCTTCTTATCCCATACGAAAAACTTTCAGTGTAGGCACTGCCTAACCGAAGCCTATGAACTGTTGCTTCAACAGATCGACCAATCTTGAACGGAATATTGAATTATATTCCAGGATCCATATTATATAACCGAGACTTCTGCGCAGCATTTATGAACCAAGTTTCCTTGGACAATCCGCCGCATAGTTTGTTGAATAGACATTGTGCATCATTCACTGCTAGAggaagtagtgataattcattcTTTTGATGTGCTACACGAGCCATGTGATCAGCTGTTACATTTCTTATAATTTCACAGTGACTTGGAATCCACTGGAAAGTTATGTCGTGTTGTAAATCGTTTGCTATGGCGTATGTCTTCTGTATTTCGTATGTCAAGGTGCTGTTTGCTTCTTTTTAAAGCTGATTTCGTTTGAGCACAGCAATTAGGCTTGGGAGTCACTCAGAATTACCCAGCGAAGTGGTTCTGACTGCTGACTTATGTAACGTAAAGGAGATAGTATTGCGTAAAGGTCTGCCGTTGTGGACGTTGTAAATTGACAAAGCTTATAAGCTATTTCCTCTAGGTATGCAGGTATATAAAACGCAGATATAGTGCTTTGTTTCCAGCATGATCCATCGGTATACGCGTGAATGCGATCTACGTACTCAGTGTAAAGATGTGATAAAATTAATTGCTTTATCCCAACTATGGGCATCTCACATTTGCGACCTGCTCCAGCAATTGAAGTGACTATATCTGAAATTGCTAGTCGCTTGGGGGGTGAGTTGCGCAAGCAGGTCAGTATTCGTAAGTAGGCAGTAAGTCTTTGCACCGCCGTATATCTTCATGCGTGTGGGAAGTGGTTCTATCCTGAAGGTATTGACACAGTGGGTGATTAACGTGTTGTGTTGCCAAATGAAAAAAGTGACAAGTTTTcgtaaatcttggtgcatgaaaAGTTTGTTGGCGGGACTCAGCAACTACCAAAGCACTGGCAGGTCCTCGCGGAACGCCAAGACGTATGCGGAGGCTTCTGGCTAGAAATCTTTGAATTGTTTCCTCTAGACTATAGGATATGCCATGTATCACAGGAGCAGAGTATGCTATTCTTTGTCTAATGATCGCCGAGTGAATGCGAAATAAGGAAGAGGCTGAACTACCCCATCTCACTACAGCAAATCGATGAAGAATGTTGATTAGGGAGATGACTATCTTCTCTAATGCTTTTATTTGGGAAGCCCATGTTAGCCGTCTGCATGTGAAAATACCTAAGAACTTGTTTTGCCACACAAGTTGCAGACACTGAGAGTCTAGCAAGAGCGGGAACCTCAGTAAATCTTTAAAATCTTCGTGAAAAATGCAAAAATTATCAGATCGTTTGTGGGTAGCTCAGGTCTTTATATTTGTTGCACATGTCAGATTTCGTTACGTGtaattgtttgtttatttttacgTAGACGTATAGATTCGCAAGTTGCTTCATTTGCCAGAAATGTCAACTTATATACGTGTTTTGAAACTCTCTTGTGTTTATGCAACTGTGTGTCCCTCAgtgctttcttacttttttttgtgAGTTTCTTGATTCTTTTGCGCAGCTTCCTAATTGTTTGTGATATTCAAGTCCAGTGTTTTCATGCTTTTAGTTTTGCTTGCCCTGTAAATAAGAGTAGCCGGTGCCATTAAAGGCGCCAACCTTTCCTTGAAATACATATTAATAGAAAATTGCTGGCTGTCGAATAATCATTTTTGAATAATCGGGCCTGTCATTAGGTTGGAAAGGGTGCACCAAGGAACACCAGCAGGCGAGCAGACATAAATTAGGAAAGCTGGAGAAAATTGAGCGAGCTAACGCTTAGGTAAATGAGGAATTGCCACATGTACAGACGAGCAAACCAAATACACGAAATGAATAGGCTACCAAATAAGCATGAAGCTGGGCGTCTTCCCTGTTTCATCTTTTTTGATCGTCTTGTGAGATCATAGTTGGCGAATCTGGGCCTGTATTAAAAGCAAAAAAAGTTATTAGGCTATAATTGTTTCTAAGCGAAAATTTTTGCCAACCTTGGTGATGGATATGTTATTAGAGGAGGAGGCCAGCCAGTAGCAGAGAGCACTTTGCCAACGAAGAGCTTCGTGAATTCAGCCCCCTGGTTATTCCTCTAGGTGGACTGCTATAATTTCCTCCTAGAGAGATGCCGAACTGGAATATTGATGCAGTCTTAGTCGATTACTTTTTGTATTTACATTCCTGCTACATAAAGCTTCGAAAAGAAGggataaaaaataagaaaaataaaggcGAACTTCCTTTTTCAATGACTTCTAAATACGCCTTTTAAATCTCGCGCTCAAATCGTGGCGTCGGTGACGTCATTGCGAGCCACGGATTTCGATATATAGTGCGTTTGAGTCTTTCGTCTTCCTCAGAAGTGCGCAACAGTGGCCAGGTTAAGTTTCTTTCTtatttgcgaaaaaaaagaaaagcaacactACTCAGAAAATATAACCTAATCGACGCATATTTACCGTTCGTATTCCCGCAGTTTGTGTACACTCGTACGTGCGTCCTCGTATACCGCAACTCGCATTTTGCTCCTGCGAAGCGTCACATGCTGGGGGTCTGCAGAAAGGCGCATATCCTCTTGTGTTTTTAAGAATTTTTTTCTCGGAGGACACTATGcccagggacactataaacggtctcttaagacGGTGTAcgtcaagtattgcactagtgcacaaATCgtttttcgagccagtgacgggctattcccctttcccccacccccagtgtagggcagcaaaccggatgctcttctggttgacctccgtgcctttcctatccttgttatctctctctctctcttcggggCTTGCAACAACGCCGGGCTCGCGTTCCTCTAGTCCAGGCTCGAGTCTAGCGAGGTGGACTGGGGCGACGGCTTCCTGCTGGTGGTGTCACTGACGAGCCCCGAGTCCGTGCGCACGGCCGAGCTCATGTACGCCTGGTTGCAGGACAGCGCGCCGGGGAAACCCCTGGCCCTGGCGGCCACCAAGAGGGACCTCGTGCAGGTACGCAGTCTCGCGAGGACTCGCCTCGTACCGCGCTAGTTGGCACAGAGAGGCGAAGGACGTATACAGGGAGGTTTCAACTTTGGGAAGTTGCCGCGAGAAAACCGCGAGACTCGACGAAAGGGACGACGCAAGCGGTACTGACAACTGATCAGTTGTCTGTACCGCTTGTGCTGTCCCTTCCTACAAGTCTCGTGGtttcttgcggtaacttcccaagagagaaagagagagagagaggaatataggaaggcaggaatgttaaccagtcaatagtctggttggctaccctacgctgggggaagggagaaggtgcacacacacacacgcacacacacacacacacacacacacacacacacacacacacacacacacacacacacacacacacacacacacacgcacgcacacacacgcacacgcacgcacgcacgcacgcacacacacacaaacgggcGTCTTCACTGTCTTTCACTCGACATCACTCCATGTTTTCTACTCCTCAGATCGTGCTCGACTTCGCTAGAGATAGCATAGATTCGctataagatagcattctcacagtGGGAAAGGGGTCAATcttgagctcttcttttcctcaCCCGCCAGTTCACGTGGCTCCTTCTTTAGTGAAGTCCCACAAAGACCGCACAGGGTGCACATAGGCAGCTTCGCTGCAAGAAAACCACGCTATTTTAGAGCATTCGGCGCACACATGCAAATGACGCAGAATTCAGCttcgcaaaaaacaaaaaaacaagattaCGATAATCAACTGTTCCCAACTGACATGAAAATACGCTCTGAAACACAAGGCCAGATAACTTGGTGAAAAGGAGAAACGGTACTGGGCCGTTACGCGCCAAAatcgcgatatgattatgaagcacggcgtagggaggagggggagattctggattaatttcgaccacttgggttaattttgactacctcCCCTTCCCTTTACGCCACTGCTAGCGAAGCCACAAGTTCCAAAATCGGCCAGTTTGGCCACACGTACGCTATGCCACGAGTGAACGGAATGTGGAAGACCACCCCTACCTCTTACCCCCGCCATCGACTCTTTTTATCGTGTTGTTTCGAAATTCACAAAAACAAAGGTTTGAAAGTCTAGTTTATAAGGTTTCACTTAGAGGTTCTTTTCAAGTCTCTCTCTCTATACGAAAACCCGCATGTTCCCACATAAACGCCATCTGATCACACGAAATCCCGCTGCGCAGCATCTTTCTCTTTCATTAAAACAGTGACGCACGCTTTGAACACCGCAGGCGCGGGCCGTCAGTTCGCACGAGTTGGCGGAGCTCGCCGAGCGGTGGCACTGCGCCCTGTACGAAACGGCGGCGACGGGAGACTACGAAGACGTGGCCCGGCCATTCCTCGAGCTGGCCCGGCGGGCCAGGACGCTCAAGGCGCGGCGGCAGCTGTTCCCAAACATGGCGCCGGAGCCGGTGTCGCCCCCGCCGGCCGCCGACGGTTCCAAGAGACTTTACAGAGCGAGGCAGCTCACCAAGTGACCTCCCGACCCGAGCTGGGTCCGGGCGGGCCCTCGAACCATGGCACGCACCGAGTGATGTCGCTTGAAGAAACTCCATTCCTCTCCCTAGAGTCACCCAAAAAAAGTTCGAGCGATACGTCTTGGTGCACCTTACCTCCGTAGAGGAATTGATAAATAAATTGACAGCAGAATGCCACAGTTTCGAAGTTCTCATTCGAGTGACGCTAAGTAGTGTAAGGGTGTCCGAACGTTCGAAACCTTCGAATAGCTAATCAAATACTGCTAAATTCGATTCcatcttcgaatcgaatagtcatcTGAAAAGAAAGAGAGTATTTTTCGAGTAGTTCTCGAATATTACAAACCACCAACTGTGCTCGATCAAGCGTAAGCAAATGGACGAAAAATTCGGCAAATTTTATCCCGGTGGCTGTATAACAGATATAAAACACGAGAAGTTTTGTAGTGGAGCCCGCTACGTTGCTCAGACAGTCAGAATTTTCCTGACAACCCGCCATAATGGGAACTGAGTAATTAGTACTGAGTAGAGGAGTAAAGTTGTTTTCTCGTAATGCCTTCGTGCTTCTAATAATCAACAGATTGTAGCGCGCAGTGTAATGACAGAAGTTTTCCAACGCTGTGAATATATTAGGACGCGAAGATGGATGTAGAAAGTTGTGGCGAGAACTGGCGCTGATTATTGGAAAACTGTcggaaaagaaatgtatttaagTGAGAAGATTTGACTTGATTCCTTTCTGGCGCTCTTATAATCCTATTGGAACCGGTCTGGAAAAGAAAATTGCTATTCGTACTTTACGCCGCGTATTTCAATCTACGAGTTATAACCGCAGATTTCGCACGGCGTA contains:
- the LOC135904174 gene encoding ras-related and estrogen-regulated growth inhibitor-like; this encodes MEEDAATTLLAPLEPINLVVIGKDGTGKTALIVRLLTRRFIHEYDPSLVSVYPFTIEDDGEALSLNLMDTAGKSRLESSEVDWGDGFLLVVSLTSPESVRTAELMYAWLQDSAPGKPLALAATKRDLVQARAVSSHELAELAERWHCALYETAATGDYEDVARPFLELARRARTLKARRQLFPNMAPEPVSPPPAADGSKRLYRARQLTK